The DNA segment CGGCGCGTCGCTGGGCTTTCGCACTGTGATCGTCATTCCCAAAACCCAAAGTCAGGAAAAGAAGGACATGCTGCGGCTGGCCGGCGCGGAGTTGGTCGAAGTGCCTGCTGCGCCTTACCGCAACCCCAACAATTATGTCCGCTATTCTGGCCGTCTTGCGGCGGCACTGGCCAAGACCGAACCGAATGGTGCGATCTGGGCCAATCAGTTTGACAATGTCGCCAATCGTCAGGCGCATCTGGAAATGACCGGGCCGGAAATCTGGGAACAGACAGATGGCAAGGTTAATGGATTTATTTGCGCGGTCGGATCAGGCGGCACGCTTGCAGGTGTGGCGCAAGCGCTGCAACCCAAAGGCGTCAAGATGGGACTTGCAGACCCGATGGGCGCCGCGCTTTACAGTTTCTACACCTCTGGCGAGTTCAAATCTGAGGGTGACTCGATCACCGAAGGTATCGGGCAGGGGCGTATCACGGCCAATCTGGAAGGGTTTACGCCTGATTTCTGCGCCCGCATCCCTGATGACGAAGCGCTGCCCATTGTCTTTGATCTGCTGGCCGAGGAAGGGCTGTGCCTTGGCGGCTCGTCCGGGATCAATGTCGCGGGTGCGATCCGCATGGCGCGTGAGATGGGGCCGGGGCACACCATTGTGACGATCCTGTGCGACTATGGCACGCGCTATCAGTCCAAGCTGTTCAATCCTGAATTCCTGCACAGCAAGGGGCTGCCGGTTCCAGACTGGATGGCGCGCGCACCGCGAGAGATGCCGGATGTTTTCGAGGCATAACTCCCTGACACTTCCTACCGTTGCTCGGACGCTGTTGCTGGTGCTGGCAATGGCCTTTTGCGCTGTTGGCGTGCATCCGACAGCGGCGGTCGCGCAATCCACGCAGCAAAACTCTGCGCCCAATTATGATGAATGGCGCAGCTTTGCAGAGCGCGCAGAGCGCCTGATAGACCTGCAATTCACAAGTGACGAAGTTCTGACCGATATCCGCGCTGAACTGGTCGGTTTCCGCAGCCGCTTTCTAAGCGCGCAGGATGCAAATGCTGGCCGGATTGCGACTGTGCGTGAACAAATCTCTGCACTTGGCCCGCCGCCCGAAGACGGTGCCACCGAGGCAGAGGAGGTTGCCGCGCGCCGGGCAGAGTTGAACGAGCAGTTGACGCAACTGCAAGCGCCGGGCATCGCGGCACAAGAAGCGTTTCGCCGGGCAGACGGGCTAATCCGCCAGATTGATCTTATAACGCGCGAGCGTCAGGCCGAAGCATTGCTGACACTCTGGCCCTCGCCCCTCAATCCGGTGAATTGGGTTGCGGCGGCAGATTCGATCTGGGGAACTGCGTTCACTTTGGGCACGCAGGTCAGCGGCGCGCTCGAAGACCCGGGACATCTGCGCGAGTTCCGCTCGAACCTGCCAATTGTGGGTGTCATGATCCTGATTGCAGCGTTTGTTTTGCTGCGGGGGCGCGGCTGGATCGAACGCCTTGTCGGTCGCCTGCTGGATGAGGGGGCAGACCGCAAGAGCAAGCGCCTTCTGGCACAGATCATGTCGCTGACGCAGATATTGGTGCCGGTCGCGGCTGTGGCCGCACTCAGCACTGCGTTGGTGCTCACCTCGCTTACCGGTGAGATCGGGGCAGACCTTGCAACCGCCCTTGTTCAAGCAGGGATCGGCTATTTCACGGCCCGCTGGGCAGGGCGCCAGTTGTTTCCCGTGCACGAGTCCAAGCGCGCGCCTTTGCAATTGCCCGCACCGCGCCGCCGCGAAGGACGGCTGATGGCGAACCTTGCAGGGTTGTTCATTGGGCTGAATGTTATTCTTGGCACGTTGTTCGACCCCACGCGCCAGTCTGATGCCGCCAATGCAGTTATCGCCTTTCCGTTGATGGTGCTGGCCGGGGTGGTTCTGTTCCGCCTTGGGGCGCTGTTATCCATGCACTGGCGACTGTTGACCGCAGACATCGCAGAGATGCGGTTTTTCGACCGCATTATCGGTGTGCTGGGCAAACTGGCAATGGCGATTGGTATTGGCGCGCCTGTCATTGCGGCAGTGGGCTATGTGCAAGCGGCGCAAGCGCTTCTGTACCCCTCTATTGTATCGCTGGGTCTGATCACGGTGCTGGTGTTCGTGACGCAAGTGGTTGATGACCTGTATGACAGCTTGACCGGCCGCAGCCCGGATGACCCGGATGCCTTGCTTCCTGCGCTGATCGGCTTTGGCGTTGTGCTGGTGTCGCTGCCGGTTTTCGCAATGATCTGGGGTGTTCGTGGAACGCAATTGCTGGAAGTGTGGCAATTGCTCCGCGAGGGGTTCCGGCTGGGGGATACGCGCATATCCCCGACCAATATTCTGAGTTTCTTGATCGTTTTCTCGATTGGCTTTCTTGCGACGCGCATGGTGCAGGGCGCGCTTGGCAGCACTGTGTTGCCCAAGACCAAGATCGACAAGGGCGGACAAAAGGCCATCATCTCGGGGACGGGCTATTTCGGGATAATGATGGCGGCGCTTATTGCCATCTCGACTGCGGGGATTGATCTGTCAGGGCTGGCGCTTGTGGCAGGCGCGCTGTCGGTCGGCATTGGCTTTGGTCTGCAAAACATTGTGTCGAACTTTATATCCGGGCTGATCTTGTTGATTGAACGCCCTGTCGCAGAAGGCGACTGGATCGAAGTGGGCAGCACTATGGGGACTGTGCGCTCGATCTCGGTGCGCTCGACCATCATCGAGACATTTGACCGCACCGATGTAATCGTGCCCAACTCGGACCTGATTTCGGGAACTGTCACGAACTGGACGCGTCACAACTCGCTTGGACGTATCATCATTCCGGTGGGCGTGGCCTACGGGTCGGATACGCGCAAAGTGGCGCGCATTCTCAAGGAAATCGGCGATGCCGAACCGCTTGCGCTGATTGACCCGGAACCGCAGGTCCATTTTGTAGATTTCGGCGGTGATTCACTTGATTTCGAATTGCGCCTTGTGCTGAGTGATGTTGGCTTCGGGCTGTCGGTGCGCACGGAATTGCGCCACCAGATCGCAGAACGGTTCAAGGAAGAGGGGATTGAGATTCCCTTTGCACAGCGCGACATCTGGTTGCGCAACCCAGAAGCCTTGCGCGGAGAGGCACCGTCCCCAGAACCCTCAGAGCCACGCGATCCACGCGACGCACATGCGCGCACAAAGATGCGCTATGACGAGATATCGGACGGTGATTCAGGCGATGGTGACGGGGATGGTGGGCGATAATCGGGGGCAGCTTGTGCCAGATCAAGGCCAGCATATGGCAAGCTGCTAGACTGGGGCGCAGGACTGGAAAAAGAGGAGTCGTCCATGTCGCATACCCCCCATGAACTGGCAGAAGAATTCCCGCTCGCGGTTGAAATGATACACAAGCTGAAGCTTGAAAATGCACATTTCGTCCGCCTTTCGGAAGAATATCACGACATCAATCGTGCAATCCACCGGGCTGAAACCTTGGTAGAGCCGGTCTCGGATATGCATGAAACCGAGATGCGCCGTAAACGATTGGCACTGAAAGACGAAATCGCGGCCATGCTTGCAAGCGCTGGCTGACACCAACAGCGACGGCGCACGCGGCTTGGCTGCGCTGTCGTTTACCCTTTCGAGATGGCTTCGAGCCTGTCGCGCGACATCTCGCCCGGCACAATGGTGATCGGGATTGGCAGACTGCCCGAATTGCGCGACATTTGCGTCACAAGGGGGCCGGGCGAGCTGCCTTCTGTGCCCGCTCCAAGCACCAGAATGCCGATCTCTTTATCCTCGTTGATTTGTCCGAGTATCTCGTCCACAGGTTCGCCCTCGCGGATGACAAGTTCGGGGTTCACGCCCTGCCGGTCGCGCATCCATTTTGCGAAAACTTCAAAATGGGCCTCGATCCGTTCGCGTGCCTCGGCGCGCATCAGGTCTGCGACACCGATCCAGCCCTGAAATTCGTCGGGCGTGATGATCGACAATATCTGCACTTTTGCGCCTGTTTGCGCTGCACGCAATGCAGCAAAGCGCATGGCATTCAAGCATTCACGACTGTCATCCAGAATGACAAGAAATTTGCGCATTGTCTCTCCGCTTGCTGCCGCAATGGGATCATCTTGGCCAAAAGCAGCGCCAGTGTAAACAAAAAGCCATCGCGGGCGGGCCTATCGCCGCCGCGTCATCCCCAAGTCACATCGCCCAGAAAGATATAGCCCGCTCCGTAGATCGTCTTGATCAGGCGCGGGTTGCGCGGGTCTTCGTTCAGCTTGGTGCGCAGGCGCGAAATGCGCACATCCATCGCGCGGTCAAAGCTTTCGCCCGCCGCCCCGCCCAAGGCATCCAGCATCTGGTTGCGCGAAATCAGGCGTTTCGGGCTGTCCAGAAACAGGCGCAGCACCTCGCCTTCGGCATGGCTGATCGGGATTTCCTTTGCGTCGGAATCGATCAGCACATAACGGTCAAATTCGGCGGTCCAGCCATTGAACTGCGCGCGGGCGTTGCGGGCCTCTGGCTGGGTGCCGGGCTTGCGCAATCGCGCACGAATGCGGGCGACCACCTCGGCGGGATCAAACGGCTTGATGATGTAGTCATCCGCGCCCAGCTCTAACCCGGTCACGCGGTCTTGCACCTGTGCGCGGCCAGAAATGATGATGATTGTGGCACCCGATTCCAGCGCCAAACGGTGCACCAACGCCAGCCCGTCGCGGTCGGGCAGACCCAGATCGACAAGGCAGACATCGGGTGTGGTCCGTTTCAAGGCGGCTTCAAACTCCATCGCGCGCGCATAGGTGGTGGTGTGAAAACCCGCTTCTTGCAAGGCGGTTGACAAGACCTGCCGGATTTCAGGTTCATCATCCAGAATGGCGATATGCGGAATGCTCATGCGATGATCTCCAGGGCGGCACGCAATTCATGCAGCGTAAAGGGTTTTGCAAGAACCGGAAATTCCTTGGCAGCTTCGCGGTGGAGCGGGTCGCCCTTGGGCAGCGCTGTCATCAGGTGCAATCGCGTCATGCCCTGCTTACGGCACGCGCGCAACAGATCAAGCCCCGACCCTGCGCCAACCAGATTGATATCGGACAACACCAACCCAAGGCCGGGCAGGTCCAGCAGCCCCATCGCCTCGTCATGGCTGGTCGCC comes from the Roseinatronobacter monicus genome and includes:
- a CDS encoding YdcH family protein; the encoded protein is MSHTPHELAEEFPLAVEMIHKLKLENAHFVRLSEEYHDINRAIHRAETLVEPVSDMHETEMRRKRLALKDEIAAMLASAG
- a CDS encoding DUF3772 domain-containing protein is translated as MFSRHNSLTLPTVARTLLLVLAMAFCAVGVHPTAAVAQSTQQNSAPNYDEWRSFAERAERLIDLQFTSDEVLTDIRAELVGFRSRFLSAQDANAGRIATVREQISALGPPPEDGATEAEEVAARRAELNEQLTQLQAPGIAAQEAFRRADGLIRQIDLITRERQAEALLTLWPSPLNPVNWVAAADSIWGTAFTLGTQVSGALEDPGHLREFRSNLPIVGVMILIAAFVLLRGRGWIERLVGRLLDEGADRKSKRLLAQIMSLTQILVPVAAVAALSTALVLTSLTGEIGADLATALVQAGIGYFTARWAGRQLFPVHESKRAPLQLPAPRRREGRLMANLAGLFIGLNVILGTLFDPTRQSDAANAVIAFPLMVLAGVVLFRLGALLSMHWRLLTADIAEMRFFDRIIGVLGKLAMAIGIGAPVIAAVGYVQAAQALLYPSIVSLGLITVLVFVTQVVDDLYDSLTGRSPDDPDALLPALIGFGVVLVSLPVFAMIWGVRGTQLLEVWQLLREGFRLGDTRISPTNILSFLIVFSIGFLATRMVQGALGSTVLPKTKIDKGGQKAIISGTGYFGIMMAALIAISTAGIDLSGLALVAGALSVGIGFGLQNIVSNFISGLILLIERPVAEGDWIEVGSTMGTVRSISVRSTIIETFDRTDVIVPNSDLISGTVTNWTRHNSLGRIIIPVGVAYGSDTRKVARILKEIGDAEPLALIDPEPQVHFVDFGGDSLDFELRLVLSDVGFGLSVRTELRHQIAERFKEEGIEIPFAQRDIWLRNPEALRGEAPSPEPSEPRDPRDAHARTKMRYDEISDGDSGDGDGDGGR
- a CDS encoding response regulator transcription factor, with the translated sequence MSIPHIAILDDEPEIRQVLSTALQEAGFHTTTYARAMEFEAALKRTTPDVCLVDLGLPDRDGLALVHRLALESGATIIIISGRAQVQDRVTGLELGADDYIIKPFDPAEVVARIRARLRKPGTQPEARNARAQFNGWTAEFDRYVLIDSDAKEIPISHAEGEVLRLFLDSPKRLISRNQMLDALGGAAGESFDRAMDVRISRLRTKLNEDPRNPRLIKTIYGAGYIFLGDVTWG
- a CDS encoding cysteine synthase A, translating into MKRHANLSDAIGNTPLIRLNKASDATGCEILGKAEFLNPGQSVKDRAALYIIRDAVARGELRPGGTIVEGTAGNTGIGLALVGASLGFRTVIVIPKTQSQEKKDMLRLAGAELVEVPAAPYRNPNNYVRYSGRLAAALAKTEPNGAIWANQFDNVANRQAHLEMTGPEIWEQTDGKVNGFICAVGSGGTLAGVAQALQPKGVKMGLADPMGAALYSFYTSGEFKSEGDSITEGIGQGRITANLEGFTPDFCARIPDDEALPIVFDLLAEEGLCLGGSSGINVAGAIRMAREMGPGHTIVTILCDYGTRYQSKLFNPEFLHSKGLPVPDWMARAPREMPDVFEA
- a CDS encoding universal stress protein produces the protein MRKFLVILDDSRECLNAMRFAALRAAQTGAKVQILSIITPDEFQGWIGVADLMRAEARERIEAHFEVFAKWMRDRQGVNPELVIREGEPVDEILGQINEDKEIGILVLGAGTEGSSPGPLVTQMSRNSGSLPIPITIVPGEMSRDRLEAISKG